One genomic segment of Bradyrhizobium diazoefficiens includes these proteins:
- a CDS encoding LysR family transcriptional regulator, with protein MPRTRDGFTDMDWDKLKVFHAAAEAGSFTHAGEQLGLSQSAVSRQVSALEQELSVSLFHRHARGLILTEQGDLLFRTAHDVFMQLQAARAKLTDSRERPSGDLKITTTPGVGINWLIPRLGEFTALYPEIRISLIVTDEELDLSMREADVAIRTRKPTQPDLIQRKLFAMGFHAYCSPEYIKRFGTPRTLEELDSHRIITLSDGNFAPHLQNRNWLVEAARNGSGPREAYFKVNNILGLVRACQQGLGIAALPDYLVEDQSRLVQLFGESDSIQLDTYFVYPEELKTVARVQVFRDFVVSKAQRWPS; from the coding sequence ATGCCTCGAACACGCGACGGATTTACGGATATGGACTGGGACAAGCTGAAGGTGTTTCACGCGGCGGCGGAAGCGGGCAGCTTCACGCATGCGGGCGAGCAGCTCGGCCTGTCGCAATCGGCGGTGTCGCGCCAGGTCTCGGCGCTGGAGCAGGAGCTCTCGGTCTCGCTGTTCCATCGCCACGCTCGCGGCCTGATCCTCACCGAGCAGGGCGATCTCTTGTTCCGCACCGCGCATGACGTGTTCATGCAGTTGCAGGCGGCGCGCGCGAAGCTGACCGACAGCCGCGAGCGGCCGAGCGGCGATCTCAAGATCACCACCACGCCCGGCGTCGGCATCAACTGGCTGATCCCGCGCCTCGGCGAGTTCACTGCGCTCTATCCGGAGATACGGATCTCACTGATCGTCACCGACGAGGAGCTGGATCTCTCCATGCGCGAGGCGGACGTTGCGATCCGCACCCGCAAGCCGACCCAGCCCGATCTCATTCAGCGCAAGCTGTTCGCGATGGGCTTCCACGCCTATTGCTCGCCGGAGTACATCAAGCGCTTCGGCACGCCGCGCACGCTGGAGGAGCTCGACTCCCACCGCATCATCACGCTGTCCGACGGCAACTTCGCGCCGCATCTTCAGAACCGCAACTGGCTGGTCGAAGCTGCGCGCAACGGCTCGGGTCCGCGCGAGGCGTACTTCAAGGTCAACAACATCCTCGGCCTCGTGCGCGCCTGCCAGCAGGGCCTCGGCATCGCCGCGCTGCCCGACTACCTCGTCGAGGACCAGAGCCGCCTCGTGCAGCTGTTCGGCGAATCGGATTCGATCCAGCTCGACACATATTTCGTCTATCCCGAGGAGCTGAAGACGGTCGCGCGCGTGCAGGTGTTCCGCGACTTCGTGGTGAGCAAGGCGCAACGCTGGCCGTCCTGA
- the trxB gene encoding thioredoxin-disulfide reductase — translation MSVPVHAKVVIIGSGPAGYTAAIYAARAMLEPILIQGIQPGGQLTITTDVENYPGFADVIQGPWLMEQMEKQAVHVGTRIVSDLVIKLDTSHRPFRLTCDSGDVYLADTVILATGAQARWLGLPSEAKFQGGGVSACATCDGFFYRNKDVVVVGGGNTAVEEALYLTNHASQVTIVHRRDHFRAERILQERLFRHPKIKVVWDSAVDEICGTESPNKVTHVRLKNVKTGALTDVKTDGVFIAIGHAPATELVKDQVKLKPSGYIEVAPNSTATSVPGLFAAGDVADETYRQAVTAAGLGCMAALEAERFLALRASERAAAE, via the coding sequence ATGTCCGTTCCTGTTCATGCAAAGGTCGTCATCATTGGCTCCGGCCCCGCCGGCTACACCGCCGCGATCTACGCCGCGCGCGCGATGCTCGAGCCAATCCTGATCCAGGGCATCCAGCCGGGCGGCCAGCTCACCATCACCACCGACGTCGAGAACTATCCGGGCTTCGCCGACGTGATCCAGGGCCCCTGGCTGATGGAGCAGATGGAGAAGCAGGCGGTCCATGTCGGCACCAGGATCGTCTCCGACCTGGTCATCAAGCTCGACACCTCGCACCGGCCGTTCCGCCTCACTTGCGACAGCGGCGACGTCTATCTCGCCGACACCGTGATCCTCGCCACAGGCGCGCAGGCGCGCTGGCTCGGGCTGCCGTCCGAGGCCAAGTTCCAGGGCGGCGGCGTCTCGGCCTGCGCCACCTGCGACGGCTTCTTCTACCGCAACAAGGACGTCGTGGTGGTCGGCGGCGGCAATACCGCCGTCGAGGAAGCCCTGTACCTCACCAACCACGCCTCGCAGGTCACCATCGTGCATCGCCGCGACCATTTCCGCGCCGAGCGCATCCTGCAGGAGCGTCTGTTCAGGCACCCCAAGATCAAGGTGGTTTGGGACTCCGCTGTCGACGAGATCTGCGGCACCGAGAGCCCGAACAAGGTCACCCATGTGCGGCTGAAGAACGTCAAGACCGGTGCGCTCACGGACGTGAAGACCGACGGCGTCTTCATCGCCATCGGCCATGCGCCCGCGACCGAGCTGGTGAAAGACCAGGTCAAACTCAAACCCTCGGGCTATATCGAGGTCGCTCCGAATTCGACCGCGACCTCGGTGCCCGGCCTGTTCGCCGCCGGCGACGTTGCCGACGAGACCTATCGTCAGGCCGTCACGGCCGCCGGCCTCGGCTGCATGGCCGCGCTCGAGGCCGAACGCTTCCTGGCCCTGCGCGCCAGCGAGCGCGCCGCAGCGGAATAA